The Xiphophorus couchianus chromosome 18, X_couchianus-1.0, whole genome shotgun sequence DNA window ccagagttcagccaaacccagactgaggttttAAGGCGAACCAGAGTTCGATTATTGTTTTGCATCAgaaaacgaaccggactttgactaggcaaacagactggagtttgattaacgTGGACCAAATAGGTGGGATGATGCACACTTGGACTCCAAAGAGCAGTTTTTGCCTATGTACTGATTGAACCAAGCAATTTTACACAAAGGTTTgattgttgatgtttgtttgaGATTGATGGAAATCAGTTCTGCTAAATAAGCAGAACTTAGTTACAtcacctttttaaaaagacaacttataagttttttttataaaatatttactaaaattTATGTTATTATTAGTGAACCAGCATTTTTATCTACTTTGTAaggttttcaaataaagaaatgcGTTAaatttttatggaaaaaaaccGAGTAATTTTCAAACTGAtaagaaaaatagataaaatatatGTTAGTGGTACTTTTAGTGTCAGTGTTGTGGAAATCCAACGCAATTATCcctgaaaaacctgtttaaatttacatttgtttttaattacagctgtgtttaaaaacattagctGACCCATAGTGGAAGTTTTATTATAAACTGGAATCAGTTCAGTTAGAAAATGGCATctatctgtttattttaaccCAGAAAAATCCCAGAAtctatatatttgtaaatatattttacttcctgtttgaatGATGACGTTTTGCATTTGTAAAATGTCtgatgtaatgtttgttgttttttggtcaGGAGTGGGAGGAGAAAAGGCGGCAGAACATTGAGAAGATGAATGAGGAAATGGAGAGGATAGCAGAGTACGAACGAGGACAGAGGGTATCCGAGCCGCCGGATTTCATCTCAGACTTTATTCTGTTGAGTCGCAGATTACAAGGTTTGGTCTGTAATTCGTCCGTTCAGGTGGATGGAGACAAGCCAATCCGTAATTTTCTGGATGACCCGAGGCGTTCGGGTCCGGCTCCAGACATTGACCGGAAAGAAGGCAGCAGGAGACACGTCCGGAACTGGGGAGGGCTGGACTTTGACAACGTGAAAACGGGAAATGAACTGGAGCGAGAGTGGACCGTGAGTCGTTCATGCGATCCTAAACCGGGATTAAACtataaaagtttcatattttaacgCCGCCCTGCTTTCCGCCGGTCTGTTGCAGAGTCGGCGGCCGGGTCCGAAAGGCGGTTCTGTGGACATGACGATGTCGATGACCGGCCGCGAGAGAGCAGAGTACCTCCGCTGGAAGAAGGAGCGCGAGCAGATCGATGAGGAGAGACTGGCACGTCACCGAAACGCCACGGGCCAGTGGAGGCGGGAGTGGGACGCGCAGAAGACTGACGGCATGTGAGAACGGCTTcacgtgtgtcaaactcgaggcccggggGGCCAAATTCGGCTCGCCATCGCTTTTTCTGTGGCCCTCAGTGCTCTACATGAATAGAACCATTAAGATAACAGTTGTGTGTTTCAAGAGTATTTtgtcaatcaaatcaaaacagtttttatttgtttacactGTTTTGCGATttcacgcaaaatcaacaaatcctcGCTCTCTTTTGCACTAATTCATTGTTTCCACAAGTCCGGAATGCCAACTCAGTAGGCAAGTGCAATCACAATGCATAGTGGACCCATGACttccaaaccaacaaaaagaaaatgtgttgatgCTCTTGGCCAATGTGTGAGATTAAgatacatgaacaaaatggtTGGTGTGGGGATCGGTCCGAATGAGACggagaaggaaaacatgtcaaacaagctgCTTTCGCTATCCTACTACGCCACAGTTAACTACCCAGTGAACATGAAGCGAGCACACATCATGGAGGAGTTTCACCTAAAATCTATGGACGCACACAATCACTGTTTATTTactgttaatttataaatgGATTTGTAAAGGACGTATGGACTCTTCATGTGAATAACAAGGTTCTGGTGACTGGCAGAGTAAGTACATGTAGTAATAAACACCTGGGCTACATGTCCGTCTAGCTAGCAGAtcaaagctacattagctaagctaattttgctagtttcgcagtaagtactacagtaaatatcactgatatttatcttcGTATTATAAGTATCACTGGTGGAAACCCTGATGGATCGTTTTGACTGATGTCACATAAGAAATTATAAACTATAAAGttataaaacagcagagaaTTGCTTGGAAGTAAATAAGGTTTGCTAGTTTGATGTCAACAGGCTAAACGTAGCAAAGAGGACGGCGTTCAGTAGAGTACAAAGATTTTTTCTACTGAAGGAGATTTCTAAATGTTCTGCTAATCCAGCCATATTTAGAAAGGTCGTGTAGGTCATAAAGAGCGCGGTGGTCTTGCAGTGTCGCGTTGCCCTCGCTGTGTAGCCATGCAGTTACCTCATTAAGGGACAGTCTGGTTTATTCTTCCTAAACCAAAGTAGACCATGAATTAAGCTaaaacatctgtgtttttctccctGTGGCTTTGTTTTCAGGTTCAAGGAGGATCCAAATGTGGCAGCAGAGGGAGTAACAGCAGAGGAGGGTGGCAGGAGAGGCAAGTCAACCCAAACAGGCTGCTTCAATTCTTACGCAACAGTCTTTGACCCTCCATCACATACACACTTTCTAGCAACTTCACACATCACACAGCATCATCTCCTTCCTCCAGATAATTAAGCTGCTTATGTAAACGCTTGCTGTATTTCCCCATGGTCCAAATGAGCTTCAGCGTTGAGCTTCAGTCGTTCTGTTATCGGAGGAGCTTTTATAAAAGACGCCATCTTTCCTTTCTGCTTGAGTTTATTAAAAGTCACCATAAAAGAGGGTAAAACCATCAGAAAATCTCACTTGGGTCGCATTAGCCTGCTCTGTTCAGTTTATTAGGTTCTTTAAAACAGGGGAAATGTGTTAATATTAGCATTTACCAGGACTATAACCTTAGctctgctaacgctaaagcgctacaccaacatggtacTTTTCAGAATCCAACGCTAAATCGCTACAACAGTACGGTATtgagtggaagctaatgctaaatttGTACGCTATCATGGTATTTATCAAAAGCTAATGCTATAGTACTAATTTCCACCATGTTTATACCCACTCGGTGTCAACAGCACAACTTATCGTCCACATCGTTCAGTACGGTTTGCGtttcaggaagtgattctttggAACAGACCTTTCATTCATTACTTCAGTTtatagttgttgttttgctaGCTCTGTTGCTCTTGTTGCCTAACTGAGTGCAGTTAGTCAGCAACCAGCTGTTAGTAGATTTTAAGCTGTTTActgatgcattctgggtacagaataaaTAGCATTTGCTGCTCCACATCTCAAGAACGTGACGAGAGGAAACGGAACCGCACCGTAAACGGTCTTCacctacttcaaaataagaacaTGAATGTGAACATGTaactactttaatgttttttaaagttagccAAAGCGCTAAATGATAAATTAgctcttctgtttgctgattacACTGCTAATAGCTGGAGTTTCCAAGAGGGTGATGATCAGAACACTCATCCAAACTTGTTCTGAATCCCtgtataatttagttttttatatcTCTCTTAAAATCGTTCTTTAATCTCGTTTGGCTTGACATGGTCCCtttaatgtcatgtttgttttatctgttttgccTCCTGATTCTTATTTTTGTGCAGCCTTttgggcttttaaaaaaaatatttatattaaaaagttaGGTTTGGATTTATCTTCCtgtaatatttacaatatttccaACAGATGACAGCAAGCGGCCTCCTAGAGGACCAACATTTGGCGACTTCCTGTCCCAGGGCAGAAGCCAGGGGCCCCGCGGGGACCGGAGCAGAGGAAGGGGCCGAGGACAGAGACAGAGCTACAGGTGAGTCCAGAAACCTTCCCAGACCAAACGCAACATGTCAACACAAACACCTCCAGAGTTGAGCATGGTGGAGGCAGGGTGATGCAGGAACCAAACAGCCACTGTATCAGAATCAGAGTGGACCACTACAGAACCTCCATCTGAAGGTTCTGATCTTACGCCGTCCTCAGGGACAATGTGtagaaaacattaataaaagatgCTTAAGCTCAATCTGGTGAATGTAGCCATAGTTCCAGGATATTTtgtatgggggaaaaaaagaagggttttatttaacaaaatcaaaattgtttgtatttaccAATGCTAAAATATTAGTTATGCTAATGCTGAAGCATTACGCCAGCACagcatttagcagaagctaatgctacgGAGTTTACGGTGATTAACTTTTTCCTTTTCGGTGTCATTGACAGCATGCACGACAATCGCTgggaaggagagaaagaagaagaagagaaggaaaaggaggaCAAGACGAAGAAAGAGGTAAAAACTACATCAacgaaaacaaagaaagaagaagaagaaaaacccaAAGCTGAAACAGAAGAGCCGAAGGTAAGCGGGTTCAGCTGTAGCTAATCGTACACATGAAGCTAAACTTTCTTCCtaatttatcctttttttttcttcaggtggaagagaaaaaagaagatgagGCAGGAGACGATGATGATGAGTGGGAGGACGCCAGTGaagaggaggaagctggagacaGAAGCGACTcggagaaaaaagacaaaagcaaagcCGTCTCCCCTCCGTCAGCCAAACAACGTTTGCAGGAGAAAATGGCGGGAAGCCCGAAGGAGCAGCGGGCGCCGAGGCCGAAGGTCCGaatccctcctcctcctgctgcggCGGCCCAGGAGTCATCAGACGGGGGGAAGCCCCTCAGCCCGTTCTTCACACTGGAGGGTCATCACCCGGTGTCAGACTGGGGCGAGGAGATGGAGATGCAGTCGCCGCGGAGCAGCATGGGGGCGGAGAGCCCGCTGAAGCCCTCCAGCACCGAGTCCAGCCCGCCGCAGAAAAAGGAGAGCCAAGATGGCGACGCCGGCGAACCGGGCCCACCCACGGATGAATCTGCTCCTGCGGCGGACACACAGAAGAACATCACGGAGTCAGAACCGCAGCAGACCGCCTCAGAACCTCCATCTGAAGGTTCAGACCTTGCGCCGTCCTCTGCTGCTCCTGAGGTCAATGAGGTTGCCGTGACGACCAACCAGAATCCACTTCCTGCTCCATCAGAAGGTAAAACATCTAACAGCCACAACTCAACATGAAGAACATCAAAGCTGCAGTACGTTactaatttgttaaaaaaattatgttgcgACAGTAAAATAcgagttttatttaatttccttttggagtcaataaagtatttttgaatttgaatttgagaCAAATAATCATTGAAAAAACTGAGTTCCTCTGcctagaaacagccaatcagaggcaagaggagggtcttaatgctgtcaataAACATCACAGCCTCCCCTTGTTCTCTTCTTTCTAATATCagagcctgtcatgaatgctaatgctagtaagccgttagcacatttagcagggtacacaaggttgattgacagcccTAAACcctgcctcctggctctgattggttgtttcttcagacagcagtaacagctcagggaggaggtagatTTAATCGattttcataatattacaactgtTCTCTCCTATCATTACGACTTTGTtttggtaatattatgactttattcttgtattattacaaCTTCTGATGTTGTTctcattatttagattttttcttgtaatattacgACTATCGCCGTATCAATGCAACTTTACTCtcttaaaattatgactttattcttgtaattaaacacTAATTTCCTATCCTGACACTGTTTTAGATAAGATTGTGTGATATATGCGActgtttttcactttctgtgtCTCTCTGTCAGAGGGTCAGTCGGACCCTCCCCGTCCCGCTGAGTCCATTAACGGCGAACAGATTTCCTCCGACGCGCCGGTAGAGAACGAAGACAACATGGCGCCCGATGGGAGCGACGACGCCCCGGCAGCCGAAGCCGAAGCCGAACTTTCCTCGGATCAGACGTCATCAGGTTGGGAAGCTTTTCTCTGACTTCTGGTTCATCAGAGTCCAAATCAGCAAATAATGTTAcagaaagaaagacataaaaactaaGAGACGTACAATTGAAACCTGAGAAATGAGGGAGAATACAGTCTGCAAAAGCCACTTAAACAGCAAGTTCATAGAAGATACGGAGAGTAAAAACTGTCAACAATAACTACTGACATCAGTAATATGgagtcagtaaaaacaaaaatcaacccAACAATCAGGTGCaactcaattcaaaaatactttattaatcctaaAGGGAATTAAATAAACTCCTCTCAGCTTTTCCTGCATTGAAAACAAATTGTACAAATGTGTACAATTTATTGTACTTATTTGTACAATAAATAAGTACAAATACTTATttgtacttattttttaaattacgttttaaaatgacatttaaaaatcccCAGCAATTTTTTACTCAAACGGTAAAACATCCaataattaaatacagtttGTAGTTTTCGAAGACAGCTCTCATTTTTAttgctgggggaaaaaataaaataaaattgaaagcaAACTGTGCAAGTTTGAGACATTtttcagaactttaaaaaaaatatattattaaaatgcaattattattttacatttttaatttaatacaaatacATTGTGGCCCCGGAGTGATTTCAACatgctgattttgattttaaaagtctGGACTCCCCTGAACTAAGGAGTTGTTGTATCTGttattttcagaaatcaaaataagGCTGGGCaacttaaatctaattttctctgcttgttatttgattaatttatttataatctgTCATGTTTAAATTACTTACATCACTCTTAGatacatacatattttatacattttattgcttatgtttatatttgtattattaatatttaacatgttgAATGGAGAGCTTGTCAACTAATAAGCAATTTtcccttggggatcaataaaacatatattCTATTTTATAAGGATACTCAGGTTTAAACGATGGTTTGAATCAATAACGCCAACTCTAACTTTTAAGCCTGTATGTTTTGAATCAAATCTATTGggtgctttttgtatttttcttttcgcttaaatgtttatttaagcCACTGCCCTACATTTACTTCTCATTTGGAATCATTCAGAAATGAACGTCTTTATTGATAATTTCCCCGTTATTGTCTCGTGTTTGTGTGAGAGCTACTTGAATCCCGATTCCTCCCATAAATCGTTAGCTGGTCCATTTGCAGAGCGGCTCCAGTGGGAAGGGGAATCACTCATCCTGTTGGAATCAATAAAGCGCTCACATTTCCTCAGCAGCTCTCCGTCGTCTCAGTGCTGCGGTTTGAAAGTGGAGCTAAGTGAATAAACCACAGGCTGCAGTCATTATCCCTCTGTTTACAGCCGTTTAGCTCCTGTCCTCTGTGTCATCGCTTAAGCTAATGGAAAAGTtcaattttacatatttacagcataaaaaggaaaactgtaaAAGGACACGAATCGGAAACCAAATGAGCCTTTTGTActgttttttgataaatataagGAAAAATTCAAGTAACTAG harbors:
- the ccdc9 gene encoding coiled-coil domain-containing protein 9 isoform X1; the encoded protein is MSSAVDLKTKEEKDAELDKRIEALRKKNEALVKRYQEIEEDKKKAEQEGIAVTTPRKPRTHEPEADRRKTEKENLTVTVDLSKPAGQDKRVVNDWKPSTPRGRKKSEESDSPKGQSDGRSPPRRTGSGRVGRGGQRGGGGGGRQERRDWETRTPREGESAEPGGQGRRGGRRGGRGGRGAGGGGGVREGGAGSGSGEEGTPGGMDRKSKEWEEKRRQNIEKMNEEMERIAEYERGQRVDGDKPIRNFLDDPRRSGPAPDIDRKEGSRRHVRNWGGLDFDNVKTGNELEREWTSRRPGPKGGSVDMTMSMTGRERAEYLRWKKEREQIDEERLARHRNATGQWRREWDAQKTDGMFKEDPNVAAEGVTAEEGGRRDDSKRPPRGPTFGDFLSQGRSQGPRGDRSRGRGRGQRQSYSMHDNRWEGEKEEEEKEKEDKTKKEVKTTSTKTKKEEEEKPKAETEEPKVEEKKEDEAGDDDDEWEDASEEEEAGDRSDSEKKDKSKAVSPPSAKQRLQEKMAGSPKEQRAPRPKVRIPPPPAAAAQESSDGGKPLSPFFTLEGHHPVSDWGEEMEMQSPRSSMGAESPLKPSSTESSPPQKKESQDGDAGEPGPPTDESAPAADTQKNITESEPQQTASEPPSEGSDLAPSSAAPEVNEVAVTTNQNPLPAPSEEGQSDPPRPAESINGEQISSDAPVENEDNMAPDGSDDAPAAEAEAELSSDQTSSG
- the ccdc9 gene encoding coiled-coil domain-containing protein 9 isoform X2, which produces MSSAVDLKTKEEKDAELDKRIEALRKKNEALVKRYQEIEEDKKKAEQEGIAVTTPRKPRTHEPEADRRKTEKENLTVTVDLSKPAGDKRVVNDWKPSTPRGRKKSEESDSPKGQSDGRSPPRRTGSGRVGRGGQRGGGGGGRQERRDWETRTPREGESAEPGGQGRRGGRRGGRGGRGAGGGGGVREGGAGSGSGEEGTPGGMDRKSKEWEEKRRQNIEKMNEEMERIAEYERGQRVDGDKPIRNFLDDPRRSGPAPDIDRKEGSRRHVRNWGGLDFDNVKTGNELEREWTSRRPGPKGGSVDMTMSMTGRERAEYLRWKKEREQIDEERLARHRNATGQWRREWDAQKTDGMFKEDPNVAAEGVTAEEGGRRDDSKRPPRGPTFGDFLSQGRSQGPRGDRSRGRGRGQRQSYSMHDNRWEGEKEEEEKEKEDKTKKEVKTTSTKTKKEEEEKPKAETEEPKVEEKKEDEAGDDDDEWEDASEEEEAGDRSDSEKKDKSKAVSPPSAKQRLQEKMAGSPKEQRAPRPKVRIPPPPAAAAQESSDGGKPLSPFFTLEGHHPVSDWGEEMEMQSPRSSMGAESPLKPSSTESSPPQKKESQDGDAGEPGPPTDESAPAADTQKNITESEPQQTASEPPSEGSDLAPSSAAPEVNEVAVTTNQNPLPAPSEEGQSDPPRPAESINGEQISSDAPVENEDNMAPDGSDDAPAAEAEAELSSDQTSSG